Proteins from a single region of Halolamina sp. CBA1230:
- a CDS encoding ParA family protein, translating to MTESPRGWGVTPSTGIPTIAFGNQKGGTGKTTATINSAAALASRDHDVLAIDMDPQADMTKGLGLGPGDDNDPSSPKNDLPNTLATDDANLLDVLVDNPRTDDTTLSEIMIHSDEYEHLNFDLVPSHKDMGLARDWMDDAGARLSLKVALEELVDDGYDYDFILIDCPPDLSVLTDAAFIAAQNVFLAAQTQATSRDALDDLWDQLESIEDNQQIEIAIVGLLANMYRDDGQSQKFLDAFDESYASLAPIFKLPMRVAIQRAWDNGCDIFEWEDANDQQVERELFLEVAETMERAFDKTQVEV from the coding sequence ATGACCGAGTCACCCCGTGGCTGGGGCGTCACACCATCGACTGGTATCCCCACGATCGCCTTCGGCAATCAGAAAGGCGGGACTGGGAAAACAACGGCGACGATAAACAGCGCCGCAGCACTGGCCTCGCGAGATCACGATGTCCTCGCGATTGATATGGATCCACAGGCCGATATGACGAAAGGCCTGGGACTCGGCCCGGGCGACGACAACGACCCCTCAAGCCCGAAGAACGACCTTCCAAATACGCTCGCTACCGATGACGCAAATCTTCTTGACGTCCTCGTCGACAACCCGCGCACGGACGACACGACGCTTTCAGAAATTATGATCCACAGCGACGAGTACGAACACCTAAATTTCGATCTGGTGCCGAGCCACAAGGACATGGGGCTTGCCCGAGATTGGATGGACGACGCAGGCGCTCGTCTCTCGTTGAAAGTTGCCCTCGAAGAGTTAGTGGACGACGGTTACGACTACGATTTTATCTTGATCGACTGCCCACCTGATCTCTCGGTGCTGACGGATGCAGCCTTTATCGCGGCGCAGAACGTGTTCCTGGCCGCACAAACCCAAGCCACATCACGAGATGCCCTAGACGATCTCTGGGACCAGCTGGAATCCATCGAGGATAATCAACAGATCGAGATTGCAATCGTTGGACTGTTGGCAAATATGTATAGAGATGATGGTCAGTCACAGAAGTTCCTGGATGCATTCGACGAGTCATATGCGTCACTAGCCCCGATTTTCAAACTCCCAATGCGGGTGGCGATACAGCGCGCGTGGGACAACGGCTGCGATATTTTCGAGTGGGAAGACGCGAACGACCAGCAAGTCGAGCGCGAGCTCTTCCTGGAGGTTGCTGAGACAATGGAACGAGCGTTCGACAAGACGCAGGTGGAGGTGTAA